A region of Beijerinckia sp. 28-YEA-48 DNA encodes the following proteins:
- a CDS encoding tetratricopeptide repeat protein, with the protein MILKMFSAATALVGLAMFPMDAGAQTYRPPGQVPEGGYYQQAQGVDAAGLLLRIERLEGQLRSMTGQIEQLQYQNRQLQEQMQRGGAPAGGEGRPQPQRRGEAGTAPAAPLPSRGGRNDAFDPDLDRDAPGAPRVIGALPDQPRGGRLPQGPIDSMGPPIIDEGGDDGGGPIDLTNPNGGMSNGGMSRQPAGQPMRQGSISSAPLPAPGPQQMQPSGPPVAAGDQVAALPPVSGPRGEFDQAVATFKKGQLEQAEGEFRGFIGRYPTGRLTPEATYYLGETFSRRNRHREAAEQFLKVSTDFPKSGSVPQSLYRLGQSLDKLGAKEQACAAWSEVGRKPQISASLRNAADREYKRAQC; encoded by the coding sequence ATGATTTTGAAGATGTTTTCCGCAGCCACCGCCCTTGTTGGGCTGGCGATGTTTCCCATGGATGCCGGGGCGCAGACGTACCGTCCGCCCGGACAGGTGCCCGAGGGCGGTTATTATCAGCAGGCCCAGGGCGTCGATGCCGCTGGCCTGCTGCTGCGCATCGAGCGGCTGGAAGGCCAGTTGCGCTCGATGACCGGGCAGATCGAGCAATTGCAGTATCAAAATCGCCAGTTGCAGGAGCAGATGCAGCGCGGCGGTGCGCCGGCTGGTGGCGAAGGCCGCCCGCAACCGCAGCGCCGTGGCGAGGCTGGCACGGCGCCGGCTGCGCCGCTGCCCTCGCGTGGCGGACGTAACGATGCTTTCGATCCCGATCTCGACCGCGATGCGCCGGGCGCGCCGCGTGTCATCGGCGCTTTGCCGGATCAGCCGCGTGGCGGCCGCCTGCCGCAGGGCCCCATCGATTCGATGGGGCCGCCGATCATCGACGAAGGCGGTGATGACGGCGGCGGTCCGATCGATCTGACCAATCCGAACGGAGGCATGTCGAACGGCGGCATGTCGCGCCAACCCGCCGGCCAGCCGATGCGGCAGGGCTCGATCAGCAGTGCGCCATTGCCGGCGCCGGGGCCGCAGCAGATGCAGCCGTCGGGGCCGCCAGTTGCTGCCGGCGACCAGGTGGCGGCGCTGCCACCCGTGTCGGGGCCGCGCGGAGAGTTCGATCAAGCCGTGGCCACATTCAAAAAGGGCCAGCTGGAGCAGGCGGAAGGCGAGTTTCGTGGTTTCATCGGCCGCTACCCGACTGGACGGCTGACGCCGGAGGCGACCTATTATCTCGGCGAGACCTTCTCGCGTCGCAATCGCCATCGTGAAGCGGCCGAGCAGTTTCTGAAAGTTTCGACCGACTTCCCCAAGTCCGGCAGTGTGCCGCAGTCGCTCTATCGTCTGGGCCAATCGCTGGACAAGCTCGGGGCGAAGGAACAGGCCTGCGCGGCTTGGAGCGAAGTTGGGCGTAAACCCCAGATTTCGGCCAGTCTCCGCAATGCTGCCGACCGCGAATACAAACGTGCGCAGTGCTGA